In one Vidua chalybeata isolate OUT-0048 chromosome 4, bVidCha1 merged haplotype, whole genome shotgun sequence genomic region, the following are encoded:
- the VEGFC gene encoding vascular endothelial growth factor C isoform X1 translates to MLLWQAPGSKDLEEQLRSVSSVDELMTVLYPEYWKIFKCQLRRGGWQHNREHSSFDTRSDDSLKFAAAHYNAEILKSIDTEWRKTQCTPREVCVDVGKEFGATTNTFFKPPCVSIYRCGGCCNSEGLQCMNISTNYISKTLFEITVPLSHGPKPVTVSFANHTSCRCMSKLDVYRQVHSIIRRSLPAAQTQCHVANKTCPKNHIWNNQICRCLSQHDFGFSSHLGDSDTSEGFHICGPNKELDEETCQCVCKGGVRPSSCGPHKELDRSSCQCMCKNKLIPASCGPNKEFDEEKCQCVCRKTCPRHQPLNPAKCICECIESPNKCFLKGKRFHHQTCSCYRPPCTVRMKRCDAGFYFSEEVCRCVPTYWKRPLMN, encoded by the exons ATGTTACTTTGGCAGGCTCCTGGAAGCAAAGACCTGGAAGAGCAGTTGCGGTCTGTGTCCAGTGTGGATGAACTCATGACAGTTCTTTACCCAGAATACTGGAAAATATTCAAATGTCAATTGAGGAGAGGAGGTTGGCAACACAACAGGGAGCACTCCAGCTTTGACACAAGATCAGATGATTCCCTGAAATTTGCTGCCGCACACTATAATGCAGAGATCCTGAAAA GTATTGATACTGAATGGAGAAAAACTCAATGCACGCCACGTGAAGTGTGTGTGGATGTGGGAAAAGAGTTTGGAGCAACTACAAACACCTTCTTTAAACCCCCATGTGTATCCATCTACAGATGTGGAGGTTGCTGCAATAGTGAAGGACTTCAGTGTATGAATATCAGCACAAACTACATCAGCAAGACA CTGTTTGAGATCACGGTGCCACTGTCCCACGGCCCCAAGCCCGTCACCGTCAGTTTCGCCAACCACACATCCTGCCGGTGCATGTCCAAGCTGGATGTGTACAGACAAGTCCACTCCATCATAAGACGTTCCTTGCCAGCAGCACAAACTCA gtGTCATGTGGCAAACAAGACTTGTCCGAAAAATCATATTTGGAATAATCAAATTTGCAGATGTTTGTCACAGCATGATTTTGGTTTCTCTTCTCACCTTGGAGATTCTG acACATCTGAAGGATTCCATATCTGTGGACCGAACAAGGAGCTGGATGAAGAAACCTGTCAGTGTGTCTGCAAAGGAGGCGTGCGGCCCTCGAGCTGTGGACCTCACAAAGAATTAGACAGATCATCGTGTCAGTGCATGTGCAAAAACAAACTTATCCCTGCATCCTGCGGGCCCAATAAGGAATTTGATGAAGAAAAGTGCCAGTGTGTATGCAGAAAGACCTGTCCTAGACATCAGCCGCTAAATCCTGCAAAATGCATCTGTGAATGTATAGAATCTCCCAATAAATGCttcttgaaaggaaaaaggttCCATCACCAGACATGCAG tTGTTACAGACCTCCGTGTACAGTGCGGATGAAGCGCTGCGACGCTGGGTTTTACTTCAGTGAAGAAGTGTGCCGCTGTGTACCTACATATTGGAAAAGACCACTTATGAATTAG
- the VEGFC gene encoding vascular endothelial growth factor C isoform X2 has product MTVLYPEYWKIFKCQLRRGGWQHNREHSSFDTRSDDSLKFAAAHYNAEILKSIDTEWRKTQCTPREVCVDVGKEFGATTNTFFKPPCVSIYRCGGCCNSEGLQCMNISTNYISKTLFEITVPLSHGPKPVTVSFANHTSCRCMSKLDVYRQVHSIIRRSLPAAQTQCHVANKTCPKNHIWNNQICRCLSQHDFGFSSHLGDSDTSEGFHICGPNKELDEETCQCVCKGGVRPSSCGPHKELDRSSCQCMCKNKLIPASCGPNKEFDEEKCQCVCRKTCPRHQPLNPAKCICECIESPNKCFLKGKRFHHQTCSCYRPPCTVRMKRCDAGFYFSEEVCRCVPTYWKRPLMN; this is encoded by the exons ATGACAGTTCTTTACCCAGAATACTGGAAAATATTCAAATGTCAATTGAGGAGAGGAGGTTGGCAACACAACAGGGAGCACTCCAGCTTTGACACAAGATCAGATGATTCCCTGAAATTTGCTGCCGCACACTATAATGCAGAGATCCTGAAAA GTATTGATACTGAATGGAGAAAAACTCAATGCACGCCACGTGAAGTGTGTGTGGATGTGGGAAAAGAGTTTGGAGCAACTACAAACACCTTCTTTAAACCCCCATGTGTATCCATCTACAGATGTGGAGGTTGCTGCAATAGTGAAGGACTTCAGTGTATGAATATCAGCACAAACTACATCAGCAAGACA CTGTTTGAGATCACGGTGCCACTGTCCCACGGCCCCAAGCCCGTCACCGTCAGTTTCGCCAACCACACATCCTGCCGGTGCATGTCCAAGCTGGATGTGTACAGACAAGTCCACTCCATCATAAGACGTTCCTTGCCAGCAGCACAAACTCA gtGTCATGTGGCAAACAAGACTTGTCCGAAAAATCATATTTGGAATAATCAAATTTGCAGATGTTTGTCACAGCATGATTTTGGTTTCTCTTCTCACCTTGGAGATTCTG acACATCTGAAGGATTCCATATCTGTGGACCGAACAAGGAGCTGGATGAAGAAACCTGTCAGTGTGTCTGCAAAGGAGGCGTGCGGCCCTCGAGCTGTGGACCTCACAAAGAATTAGACAGATCATCGTGTCAGTGCATGTGCAAAAACAAACTTATCCCTGCATCCTGCGGGCCCAATAAGGAATTTGATGAAGAAAAGTGCCAGTGTGTATGCAGAAAGACCTGTCCTAGACATCAGCCGCTAAATCCTGCAAAATGCATCTGTGAATGTATAGAATCTCCCAATAAATGCttcttgaaaggaaaaaggttCCATCACCAGACATGCAG tTGTTACAGACCTCCGTGTACAGTGCGGATGAAGCGCTGCGACGCTGGGTTTTACTTCAGTGAAGAAGTGTGCCGCTGTGTACCTACATATTGGAAAAGACCACTTATGAATTAG